A stretch of DNA from Rhodoluna sp. KAS3:
GCCCCGTACGAGCAAACTGATAAAAACCTGGCCATGCGCTACGGCGATAAATTTGAGGCCGAGATCGAGGGTGAGCTTCGCGAGCACCTTAGCGAAGATGACTTTCAACGCCCAGAAGGCAACGATAAGTTTGCCGAGACCGTGACCCTAATGCGCGCCGGAGTGCCGGTTATTTATCAGGGTGAACTTCAGCACCGATCAGGGCTCTCAGAATTTCGGGGCCGGCCAGACTTTTTAGTCCGGGCTGACTATGAACTCGAATTTGTTGACGGTCGGCTCACTGCCAAACAGAATCCAGACCTAGCCGGCATCGGTGGGTATCTGGCCTGGGATGCAAAACTGGCCCGCTCGGCCAAGCCCCACTACCTGCTTCAGGTGGCAATCTACGTTGATGCCCTCGAGGCGCTTGGCCTGAAGGCCGAGGGTGGTTTGCAGGGATTAATTTTGGGCAGCCGAACCACCGAGGTTTTTGAGGAGTCAGAGATTGTGCCGGCAATGCGCCGTGCCCGAGCGGTTTTAGAGGCTGCCTTCACCAAGGTTGCCGCGGGCCAAACTTCCGAGTTTGAACTCGAGAACCTTGATCTGCACTGCGAGTCAGAGAGCACCTGCAAGATCTGCGAGTATCCGGGCCTTTGCGCCCAAAACCGTAAAGACCTTGACCACATGGTGCAAGTTGCAGGCATCAATAAGAGTCAGATTGAAAAGCTGCGCAAAGCCGGCATCAACACCATGACACAGCTGGCAAATGCCACCGATAGTCAGCGTCCGAGCGATTTTATTGGCCTGACCTTTGACAAACTGCGCAAGCAGGCCAGCCTTCAGGTTGGCTACAACCAGACCGGCCAACACAAACACATCGTGGTTGAAGACCCTGAAATTGCGGTTCTGCCACCTGCCTCAGCCAACGATATTTTCTTTGACATGGAGGGTTTTCCTTACTTCGAAGAAAAGGGCGGGCTCGAGTATCTATTTGGCGCAGTCACTCGCGACAAGAAGTTTCACTCGTGGTTTGCGCACGACCGCATCCAAGAGGCCGGGGCCTTTGCCGGTTTCGTAAAGTTTGCGTACGACCGGTGTCAGGCCGACCCAACCGCTCACATTTACCACTACGCCCCCTACGAAGTTTCGGCCCTCAACCGACTGGCCACTCGGCACGGATTGATGGAGGCCGAGGTTGACTGGCTGATTTCTGAGGGCAAACTGATTGACCTATACAAAGTGGTCAAGGGCTCAATTATGGTTAGCCAGCCAAGCTACTCGATTAAGAAACTTGAACCGCTATACGGGTTTGGGCGCGACGGAGAGGTTGCCGATGCCGCCTCTAGCATCGAGGAGTATGACAACTATCGCAGCGCCATTATTGAGGGCGCGCCTGAGGCCGATCAACTACTGCAGAACATTGCCGATTACAACGAGGATGACTGCATCTCGACCCTCGAGCTTTACGAGTGGTTGGCGGCAATGCCCGAGGCAGGCACCCGATACGCGCAGCACCGCAAGGCTGTCGATAGAAAAAAAACTGAGCGCGCAGCTGAGGCTAACCCCGATGATGGATCGGCAAGTAAAGCCGAGCTGGCGCTTCTAGAACTTCAGCGCGCGACCAAACACATGGCTGCCGCGCTCGAAAGCTTTAACTACGGAGTCTCTGAAGCGGCCGATTACCGAGCTACGGTTTGGCAGGCGCTGGTGCACTCAGTGCTCTATTACAAGCGTGAAGAAGTTGTCTTTTGGCGAGAGAACCACATGCGCGTCGAGGCCCCATACGAGACGCTAGCCAAAGACCGTAAGGCTCTTGTGGTTTTGGGCTGTCACCAGGTTGAATCTGACGCGATTTTTGAAGCACGGGACCCCCAAGCGTCGATCAAGGTCGAGTACACGTATCACCTCGAGCCAGGTCAGGTAGTTCACCTAAAGCCCGGTGACTCAATCTTTGTGCGCTACGACTTTGGCTCAAACCAGCAGGACCGCGATTACGGAACCCTATTGGAAGTCGATGATGACCGAGTTCGGTTTGTTCGAACCGGAAAAGTAGCGAACATGCAATACGCGCCTAATGCAATTTGGGCCAATGATTTCATTCCCGCGCGTTCCAAGAATGACTCGGTTCGCGACCACGCGCTGGCCCTTGCTGCCGAATGGGTGTCTCCGCTCAATGAAGCACCGCTTGGTTTTGCCGCCCTGGATTTGTTGATGCGCCGACCACCGCAAACCTCTGACGGCAAGGGCTTAGCGCCGGTGGTTAAAGGCGATTACCTACCTGCCGTGATCGATTCGATTGACCGCTTGAATAAATCAGTTTTGGCAATTCAAGGCCCACCCGGATCAGGCAAAACTTATCTGGGCTCTAGAACAATTGCCCACCTGGTGGCTACCGGCAAGCGCGTTGCCGTGGTGGCCAACTCTCACTCGGCTGTCGAGAATCTACTCAGTGGCTGCATCGATGCTGGTGTGCCGGCCGAAAAAATTGCCAAGTCCGCCAAGAGTGGTGACCGCACGCCTAAGGTTTGGTTCAAGCCGGCCAACGCAACCAAAACCGCCGAATGGCGAGCCAAACAAGCGGGCGGCTATGTTGTAGGAGGAACGGCCTGGACCTTCTCTAACCCACAGTTGTTGGCCTCACGCTTTGACTACATCTTCATCGACGAAGCAGCTCAGTTTGCCCTAGTTGATGCCATCGCGGTGGCGCAGGGCTCAGACAACATGATTCTGTTGGGCGACCCCCGCCAATTGACACAGGTAGTGCAGGCCATTCATCCGGGTGGAGTTGAAAACTCAGCCCTGGGCCACTACATGGGTGACCACGCAATTTTGCCGGCCGAGCAGGGTTATTTTGTTGAGGTTACGCGGCGCATGCACCCGGCCGTTAACCAACCGGTTTCTTGGCTTTCGTATCAGGGCCGCTTGCATTCGTTCAGTGCCGCTGCCGAGCAAAAGATTGAGGGCTTGACCCCTGGCCTGACTTTGATACCGGTGGAGCACTCGGGCAACATCAGCCACTCTGATGAAGAAGTTGCCGCTGTGCTGCAGCTTTGCCACGGGCTTTTGACGCGCGTTGAGCAAACCGAGGTTTTGATAGTTGCGCCTTATAACGCTCAGGTTGATGCCATTCGGCATGCGCTGGACCTGGATGGGTTGAACCAGGTCGAAGTTGGCACGGTCGATAAGTTTCAGGGGCGCGAAGCCATGGCTGTGATCATCAGCTTGGCTGCATCGAGCGCCGAAGACGCACCGCGCGGACTTGAGTTTTTGCTGGATCGCAACCGCTTGAATGTGGCGCTTTCGCGTGCCAAAACTAACAGCTATCTGGTTTATTCACCGGCGCTTTTGCGCACCAAGTTCAACAGCGTTGAAGACGTAAAGTGCGTTAGCCGATTGGCCGGATTACTAGAGTTCGCTAACGCCTAGCAAGAGTCCAACTAGGTAGGTAGCGCCAACCGCAATGCCGCCAAACATAAGCTGACGCAGAGCACTGGTAACCCATGACTTGCGGGTGAACTTGGCCGCAATGCCACCGGCAACCAATAGGCCAACACCACCGATTGCCAAACCGGCAAGCAGTGAGTCGTAACCAAGGATGTATGGAATCAACGGCACAGCTGCACCGATACCGAACATCGCGAAAGATGAGAATGCAGCCACCCACGGTGACGGGTTGGAGTGCGGGTCAACACCAAGCTCTTGGGTAATGTGAACGCGAGCGGCAACATCCGCGTTTTCGTGAACCTCGCGGGCCGCAACTGCTGCAGTGGCCTCGGTCATACCCATGTCGCTAAAGTGGCGGGCCAACTCGTGGACCTCACCCTCAGGGTTGCGCTTGTGCGCCTCAATCTCGACGGCTAATTCAGAGTGAACCTGCTCATTTGAGGTCTTGACAGACGCGTACTCACCCAGCGCCATTGAAAATGCACCAGCAACCAAACCAGCGGCACCGGTAACAACAATCACCGGGGCAGAGGCACCCGCAGCACCGATACCGGCAATCAGTGCGATGTTTGAGACCAAACCGTCCATGGCACCAAAGACTGCAGCGCGCAACCATCCACCAGAGATGTCTGGGTGGCTGTGATCGTAGTCGTGCGGGTCGGTAGTGCGCACGTGATTAGCGCTGTAGCTCAGGTCGTTCATAATTAGAATCTTATTCTGAAGTGGCTGGAGCCTCGGCATTGGCTGCCTCAGCGCTGGACTTTTGCGCAGCAGCAACGGCCTTGCGACCAGCCGGCAACAACACCGCACCCAAGGCAAAAACCACCATGGCCAATCCAGAAACAATCATCAAAGATTCAACCGGATACACATCTGCCAGTGGCCCAAGCACAGCCATTCCAATCGGCATCGCCACCGAGATCACAATGCCGACAAACCCAAAGACGCGCCCCTGGCGCTCTGGCTCTACCGTCTCTTGAAGGAGCGTCATGGCTGAGGTAAAGAATGACGGAACCGCAAGACCGATGATGAAGA
This window harbors:
- a CDS encoding VIT1/CCC1 transporter family protein, which encodes MNDLSYSANHVRTTDPHDYDHSHPDISGGWLRAAVFGAMDGLVSNIALIAGIGAAGASAPVIVVTGAAGLVAGAFSMALGEYASVKTSNEQVHSELAVEIEAHKRNPEGEVHELARHFSDMGMTEATAAVAAREVHENADVAARVHITQELGVDPHSNPSPWVAAFSSFAMFGIGAAVPLIPYILGYDSLLAGLAIGGVGLLVAGGIAAKFTRKSWVTSALRQLMFGGIAVGATYLVGLLLGVSEL
- a CDS encoding TM0106 family RecB-like putative nuclease, with protein sequence MYVISKLQTGEPVWAFNTRDLMRAATCDHCVRLAVARELKLPGVAELVAPYEQTDKNLAMRYGDKFEAEIEGELREHLSEDDFQRPEGNDKFAETVTLMRAGVPVIYQGELQHRSGLSEFRGRPDFLVRADYELEFVDGRLTAKQNPDLAGIGGYLAWDAKLARSAKPHYLLQVAIYVDALEALGLKAEGGLQGLILGSRTTEVFEESEIVPAMRRARAVLEAAFTKVAAGQTSEFELENLDLHCESESTCKICEYPGLCAQNRKDLDHMVQVAGINKSQIEKLRKAGINTMTQLANATDSQRPSDFIGLTFDKLRKQASLQVGYNQTGQHKHIVVEDPEIAVLPPASANDIFFDMEGFPYFEEKGGLEYLFGAVTRDKKFHSWFAHDRIQEAGAFAGFVKFAYDRCQADPTAHIYHYAPYEVSALNRLATRHGLMEAEVDWLISEGKLIDLYKVVKGSIMVSQPSYSIKKLEPLYGFGRDGEVADAASSIEEYDNYRSAIIEGAPEADQLLQNIADYNEDDCISTLELYEWLAAMPEAGTRYAQHRKAVDRKKTERAAEANPDDGSASKAELALLELQRATKHMAAALESFNYGVSEAADYRATVWQALVHSVLYYKREEVVFWRENHMRVEAPYETLAKDRKALVVLGCHQVESDAIFEARDPQASIKVEYTYHLEPGQVVHLKPGDSIFVRYDFGSNQQDRDYGTLLEVDDDRVRFVRTGKVANMQYAPNAIWANDFIPARSKNDSVRDHALALAAEWVSPLNEAPLGFAALDLLMRRPPQTSDGKGLAPVVKGDYLPAVIDSIDRLNKSVLAIQGPPGSGKTYLGSRTIAHLVATGKRVAVVANSHSAVENLLSGCIDAGVPAEKIAKSAKSGDRTPKVWFKPANATKTAEWRAKQAGGYVVGGTAWTFSNPQLLASRFDYIFIDEAAQFALVDAIAVAQGSDNMILLGDPRQLTQVVQAIHPGGVENSALGHYMGDHAILPAEQGYFVEVTRRMHPAVNQPVSWLSYQGRLHSFSAAAEQKIEGLTPGLTLIPVEHSGNISHSDEEVAAVLQLCHGLLTRVEQTEVLIVAPYNAQVDAIRHALDLDGLNQVEVGTVDKFQGREAMAVIISLAASSAEDAPRGLEFLLDRNRLNVALSRAKTNSYLVYSPALLRTKFNSVEDVKCVSRLAGLLEFANA